The sequence below is a genomic window from Oscillospiraceae bacterium.
AGGCCGCAGGGCAGGGCGATGAGGGCGGAGATGCGCATGGCGGACTCGGTGACCCGCTGCGCGCCCAGCCGGTCCCGGCGGGCGATGCAGGCGGAGACGGCGGGGACGATGCAGGCCGTCAGGGGCACCATGAGGCTGAAGGGCAGGTTGTAAATGCTCATGGTCTTGCTGTAGGTGCCGTACATGCTGCGGGCGGAGTCCAGCACGGGCAAGATGCCCGAAGCAGGGTCGGCGGTCAGCCCGGCCACCTTGTCCTGGAAGAGGGCCACCGCCTTGGGGAACACGTCCAGCACACTGTTGTTGATGCCGGTGAGGCCCCCCTCGATGGCGGTAAAGACAGTCTGGAGCTGGTTGTTGACCAGGTTGGTGTCGATGAGGGTGACGATGGACATGGTGCAGGAGCTCAGGGTGATAGGGATGGCCAGCCTGAGCAGATGGGAGAGGATGTCGCCGCTGCTGTCCGGCACGTCGTGGGCGGGCAGGGCCTGGCGGCGCTTGGTGCGCGCGTGGTTGAAGAACAGAAAGACCACGGACAGGATGCTGCCCACGGACACGCCCAGCAGGGCCCCCGCCGCTGACAGGCGCTCCCGCAGGTCGTCGGGCTGGATGGCCATGCGCATGATGATGATGGCCAGCGTCAGGCCCAGGAAGAGCTTGCACAGCGCCTCGATGATCTGGGAGATGGCGGTGGGCACCATGTTCAAATGTCCCTGGGCGTAGCCCCGGAAGGCGGAGCAGCAGCAGGTGCACAGCACAGCGGGCGCCAGGGCCAGCACGCAAAAGACCGCCTTCTCGTTGCCGATGACGTGGGTGGCCACCACCTGGCTGAACACGGACATGCACACGAAGCTCAGCAGGCCCATGACCAGGAAGGCGGAGAAGGCCACGCGGAACACCCGCTCCTTCTGGTTGTAGCGCCCCAGGGCGTGGGTCTCGGACACCGTCTTGGACAGCGCCACCGGCAGGCCCGCCGTGGAGATGGTCAAAAAGAAGGAGTAGATGTTGTAGGCCGCGTTGAAGTCGCCGTAGGCCGCCTCGGGCAGCAGAGCTGTCAGGGGGATCTTATAGATGGCCCCGATGATCTTCACCAGTATGGTGGACACAGTCAGAATGGCGGCGGCGCCGTAAAAGGTGTTCTTTTTCTGATGACTGGACAAGAATACGCCCCCTATCTAGTTTGGGAAGAGCAGGGGCAGGGCGTAGTCCGCCAGTTCCCGCCTTACCCGGTCAATATCAATGGTGAGGAACTCCCCATCCTTGTATATGACCTTGCCGCGGGCCATATTCATGGCCACGTCGCAGCCGTGGGCGGCGTAGACCAGATTGGATACCACGTCGTGGCAGGGGGTGAGGTTCAGGTGGGAGAAATCCACCAGGATGAGGTCCGCGTCGTACCCCGCCTCGATTTTGCCCGTTTTACGGCCCAGGGCGGCCCCGCCGTCGCAGGTGGCCATGCGCAGCGCGTCTATGGGCAGCAGGGCCAGGGGGTCGCACTCGGCCCCGTTCTGGAGGATGGCGGCCAGCTTCATATCCTCAAAGAGGTCGGCGGAGTTGTTGGAGGACACGCCGTCGGTGCCCAGGGCGATATTCACCCCGGCCTTTTTCATGGCGACCACCTTGGCGATGCCGCTGCCCAGCTTCAGATTGGAGCAGGGGTTGTGCACCGCGGTGACCCCCTTTTCGGCCAAAACCGCCCAGTCCTCCGGGGTGGTCCAGACGCAGTGGGCCGCGATGGCCCGCACGTCCCACACGCCGTACT
It includes:
- a CDS encoding stage V sporulation protein B — protein: MSSHQKKNTFYGAAAILTVSTILVKIIGAIYKIPLTALLPEAAYGDFNAAYNIYSFFLTISTAGLPVALSKTVSETHALGRYNQKERVFRVAFSAFLVMGLLSFVCMSVFSQVVATHVIGNEKAVFCVLALAPAVLCTCCCSAFRGYAQGHLNMVPTAISQIIEALCKLFLGLTLAIIIMRMAIQPDDLRERLSAAGALLGVSVGSILSVVFLFFNHARTKRRQALPAHDVPDSSGDILSHLLRLAIPITLSSCTMSIVTLIDTNLVNNQLQTVFTAIEGGLTGINNSVLDVFPKAVALFQDKVAGLTADPASGILPVLDSARSMYGTYSKTMSIYNLPFSLMVPLTACIVPAVSACIARRDRLGAQRVTESAMRISALIALPCGLGLFALGGPIIHLLTVGNVDTAIAGPLLSILGIASIFVCIQVVAASILQANGIVNLPIITVVIGGVVKILVNYTLVGDPRVMIIGAPVGTLCCFAVVSVLNLIIIKRSIPNPPRLGVVFFKPLIAAAVMAGAAWASHGLFARFLSGSFAKSALATLLAIVVGAAVYLIMVLVLHVISKEDLELMPKGEKIAKILHIK